GCAATAGTTTGGCTACGTCTTTTGTGGCGGTATTGGTTTGGGTATTTGTTGCCTCTTTGAATTTATACTTGATCGGAAGCATGCTTCTTGGTTATGATGTACCATTATagaattacaaaaacaCCCGTGTGTGGGGGATATATTTTATAGCATTtggaatataaatatagaTAGAACGACTAgtcatttattaatttctaACTACAAAGAGTATCGGAATCCGgcattttcaaaatcagtCAAGCCTTTAAATCCATCTAATACTGCTTGTTCAGCAATTTGTTCATTGTAGCCACCTTGTTCCAAGTTTCTCTTTCTATTACGATGCATGAACACCAAACGTATTGCTATTGCCAAAACCATTATTCCACAATAACTGGAAATAAGGCCAATTATACCACTACGGTATTTTGGAGCTTCTCGAGCATAAAAGATATTTGGTGATATTATGTTGCCAGCAGCATACATCACAAACCAAATTCCATTAGCTATAGTTTTTTTCGAAGACCCTGACACATTGGCATTCGATAGAATCCAACACAAGATAACTGGACCCCCAATAATAAACTGCAAGAATGAACATCCAACTAGAGCCCATCTATGCGTTAATGGTATGACATGAAGGCCAATAAGACCGGCTAAAGGAGGGATACAAATGACAAATAATACTATGCAACGCATGTTCTTGACAGTAAAGACAACAATACCAGCTGCTACAACGACAACTAATTCCACAGCACCAAGAGGCATTTGTAATGCGGTGGCCTGGATTCCCGTAAACCCAAATcctttaattaatgaagaGGCAAAATTTGATGTGCCACCATTGATAACTCCACATGCAAGACCTATTAAGGCAACAAAATATACAAACAAATCTTGTAATGCTTCAACTGCTTGACTCTTTTTAAATCTAGTTTCTCCTAAACCTTGATTATTAGTAGCAACTTCTTTAATCAAAACAGctttttcatcttcagttAAAAATTTGACCAGTTTAGGTGAATCAGGACAtaaccaaagaaaaatccCTGACCAAACAAAGTTCATAAGACCAATgaccaaaaaaatcaatttccatattttcaattttgattcatCAGCATGTCCAAGTCCCCAACTAAGAAGTGACCCGACAATAGTAGCTACCCCATTAAATGATAAGAAGATACACATTCTTAATGGTTGGTTTTTCACAGTGTAGAAATTGTTGCAAATTGCCATACATGAAGGACTGATCattgattcaaataatcCCAAGAGAAATCTAATCACCAAAATCCCACCATAATTTTGTAAACCAATATGaccaatcaaaataatcGACCATAAGAACAACATACATCCAGTGAATTTAGCAACGGgtaatttttgaataacaTAATTTGCTGGTAATGCACCAGCAAGATaaccaaaattaaaaatagcAGCACACCATGAATATCTTTGACCatataaattcaaatcttctTTTAATGTATAAGCAGCAGCAtaatttaatgataatttatctAAAAATTGTAATGTATAAGTAATACATAATAAGGGAACAATTCTCATATCTACTTTCCAAACCACTTTTTTCCTTattgcttcttcttcttcaaaagAAAGTTCTTGAGCTTTTtcatataattcaaatccGGTTGTTTGGTTTTCTGAAACTGTGGAAGCTGTTACACTAACTCTAGCACCagatttttccaaatctgTCTTTCCATTCAATGACATCTTTATTAAGTTTGAAATATTCTTGATTAGTAAAAGAGTTAGAGGACATGTTTACAATTTTTGAAGTCAGTGGGGATCAGACCTATATATAAATGTTGCAGTATAATGGTAcaaaaatcatcatcactcTCTCCacttttgttgaattatcaGATAAGATTGGAGATAAAAACAACCccccaaaaaaagataaatagATAGATTAATTATTGTTCACATATAATGGCTATCGAACTCTTTGTAAAAgaataatttttaatttgtgtCCAATAATGCCTATTGGTGAAATCTAAACATGTCGCTAACTACTTAAAATGGAATAATTGTCtccaacatttttttttgattgcCTGTTGTTTGAATTGCAAATATAAAGTTCATGGGCGGAAATACCTTCCCAATTGAGTAATTAGTAATTTAAAAGTGTTCAAAATAGATCAAGCTTTTTAACTTGAAGgttaaacaatttattatcaataatcaCTGTTATGATATGCATATATATCTACTACTGCTTGTTTGGATGCCTTTGATAGTGCTTATCGGTCAACGTTTAacgactttttttttcttatcgGAGATTTTAATGACAATAGCAACGATAATTTTTAGATGTTGATCATTCACAACACAAATATATAAACGTATGGATGATAGTGAGTAAGACCATTTCTCTCGTGAATTAATCTTACGAAGCCACTTTCGGAGTCTCTTCATTACACAATAactaatattaatattaatattaatattaatgttcattgaataatataaaaagCGATATAAAACTAAATATATCAAAAATTCATGTTAACACTATTTTCTCTAAGCATCGTAAGTAGTTGAAGAAACATCACCACCTCTACCAGTCCAGTTAATGTGAATCCATTCatctttcttcaacaattcattttcttgaCCTGGCAAGACCTTGAAAGTATGAGCACCAAAGTAATCTCTTTGAGCTTGTAACAAGTTAGCTGGTAATCTTTCAGATCTTAAACCATCGTAGAAAGCCAAAGCAGTAGAGAAAGCTGGAGTTGGAATACCATATTGAATAGCCTTACCAACAGAAGCTCTCCATCCAGATTGAGCTTTAGTGATAGCGTCGTTAAAGAATGGGTAAAGCAACAAGTTTTCCAAGTCTGGTTTCTTTCTGTAAGCAGCAGTAATTTCAGCCAAGAAAACTGATCTGATAATACAACCACCTCTCCACATCAAGGCAATACCAGCATTGTTCAATTTCCAGCCGTAATCCTTAGCAGCTTGGTTCATCAACATGAAACCTTGGGTGTAGGAGATAATCTTGGAAGCATACAAAGCTTGttctaaatcatcaataaattgttttttgtcAGTAATTGGAGATTCACCAGTAACTTGTGGACCTTTCAAGGCTTTAGAGGCTTCAACTCTTTCGGCTTTCATGGCAGAAAGACATCTAGAAAAGACAGCTTCACCAATCAAAGTAACTGGGATACCCAAATCAAGGGCATTGACAGCAGTCCATTTACCAGTACCTTTTTGACCAGCAGTATCCAagattttttcaaccaaTGGTTTACCGTCAGTTGGGTCATTGTAGTATAAAATGTCTCTGGTGATTTCAATCAAGAAAGAATCCAAAACACCTTTGTTCCATGTGGCAAACACGTCACCAATTTCTTTGTCTTCAAATTTACCAACTCTCTTCATAAGATCGTAAGCTTCACAAATCAATTGCATATCACCATATTCAATACCATTGTGGACCATCTTGACGTAATGACCAGCACCGGCATCACCAACCCAGTCACAACATGGTTCACCATCACTCTTGGCGGCAACATCTTGGAAGATGTCTTTAATGTGTGGCCAAGCTTTTTCGTTACCACCTGGCATCAAAGATGGACCAGTTCTAGCACCTTCTTCACCACCAGAAACACCGGaaccaacaaacaaaatacCTTTCTTGGCCAATTCTTCGTATCTTCTGTTAGAATCTGGGAAATGGGAGTTACCACCGTCAATGATGATATCACCTTCTTCCAAGTATGGCAATAATTGGTTAATGAATTCATCAACTGGAGCACCAGCTTTGACCAAAAGCATAATTCTTCTTGGTCtctttaattgatcaacCAATTCCTTGATGGAGTGAGCACCGAGGATGGATTTACCTTTAGCTTCGTTTTCTAAGAAACGATCAACTTTGGCAGTGGTTCTGTTGTAAGCAACAACAGTGTAACCATGGTCGGCCATGTTAAGAATCAAGTTTTGACCCATAACGGCTAAACCAATTAAACCGATATCACCTCTAGCAATAGAACTGTTAGTATTATTGAACGATAATTGTTTTGACAAGATTGATAATCTTGATAAGGcattaaaatttttcattttccttttttgatttatttttatatttcgTTAATATTTGATAGATATGTAGACACCCTTCAATTAcatgaaaaacaaaaagaaaaagaaaacactTGTGAATCAGGACAAAAGGGAGAGGGGGAATTTAgatgaatatttaaataaatccTCCACCCCTCCATCCTTCCAACCGTTCGTCCATTTTAGAATTAGTTTTGCTACCTTTTTTTCTCTTGCTTGTGCACTAAAATTCGGAAATCGGCCTAAAAGGaaaaggagaaaaaaaaaagatttaattTCGGCGTGAGGGAGAATTTTTCCAGcaatgataaaaaaaatgtgttgaaaaaaagcAAGGGGAGAAAGAGCCAGGAATGAGTGTGAAATTTCTCCAATTCCccttttcaattgataaacgGATCACATCTTTCCCCATTTAAACTTGAATTAGTTATAATGTTGGTTTCAAACCAATTGCAATAATAGACCTAtattataatcaaatcTCATCTCTTTCAATTGCCCAATTAATTATCAAGATCACTCTCATTTTTCACTTCATGGTAAGAATGTCAAACTATCggataaaaaaacaaaaaagaaaaaacgaAATCTAAATAGAATATGTAACATACTTTGGAGCTGAAgacattgttgttgtagtagtaagttgtagttgtttttcttaaatcaattgaattgaatgaataaaaGACAAACTTCAATAGAGAAGAAAGAGTAAAAGAATgggaaagaaagaaaatacGAAATTCTCAAACTTACATTGATGGCAAgagaatttgttgaatatttatataatggCGGTTCCAACACTTACACACGCACGCACGCACATATAACACGTTAAGTAGTAATTATTACTAACAAGGTTAATCAGGTTTAATTTCCGTGcaggaaagaaagagaaaaaaaaaattacagAACAGCAAGAGATTTGTTGGTGACAACAAATATCGCAACTTTTCGGACTTACAGAAATGGTGAAAAGTATTTCTATTAATATTTGCAACTTCTATAatcagtttttttttttagtttttggTTGGTGTATACTTATCAGTTGAGTGATTGATATCCTACAAAGTTGTATTTCTATGTTCGTTTACATCTATTGATGTATGCCTCCATCGAACAGTGTTCAACAAAAATcgaaaaaataaaaaataaaactagCGGCTGCATTGTGCAGGAAATGCTACTTTAGTAATCAATTATACAAGCTAGATCTCCTTACTCCTGCTTTTCTGATTTTTACTAATTAATTGGtcaaaattgttttcttgCTATTTACTACGTCTACATATCTTCATTAGAGTGAtgctaataaattaatacGTATTAATTAGGGGCTGATTTGATCCGTTATATATCTTATTAGCAAgttctttcaaatttacATTCTTACAATTTAAGGAGTTCtatgttgttttttttagttcaCTCAATTTGTTTGCGATTTCGGCCAACTACTATCCATATTGATTTCATGTAATTTTGTCACCCCTCCTCCTCTCCTCCTTCATtgacaaagaaaaaaaaaaccccTGCTTTACCGTGTGTTTTCAAATGTTacatcaaataaatattggGGGACATTTGGagtaaaatttttcaaccctcttatattttattgatatatATGTTGGAGTAACGCCAATcaaaaaactttttcttccCCCAAATTCTGCAATAATGTgttaaattgttgttgataaaaaacGGCAAGGCTGGATGAAAGTTTTTCCGTGAGTCCAATTGTCAATAGTTTTAGCCCCAGGGTTTGCGATATTTAATCTGTCAGTACCTTCTGTAGGTACAccattcatcaattattatacaACAACATGCACATATTACTGTAACAGAATGATTTTACTAGTTGTTGGTGGAGGGGAACATAAAAAGACTTCGACACTAAGCGTTTGTTTGTCAGTGTTATGTTCGCAGTATCCCCCACGATCCCCCAAAATATTGACACTTTGAAGAAGTAAATACAACATATGTGCATTTTTCTCCCGTCATTATAATCCCCCAActtgtttttgttcttccattgtttattttataGATGGGAACACGAAGGTTGAAAAGAGCTGAAATTTgagaacaagaacaaaagTACTGAGAACCAAATGTGAAAAATGTGGGGGTCTAACAACTAACATTGCAAGCATGAGTTAACAAACTAAAAACCGTTAACtatccttttcttttcttttgtatCTGTTAcattcaaattttatttcTGAAATGTTCTAAAAATAATCTACAATAAGTGTTTTTAGTATAATTTATCTTTGATAGTTCTAATCTCTATATCATTTTAAGGCAATAACTTAACCAACATTCACAAAAGAAGTTGATATGCCATGTTTTTCCATAtacatcaacaatttttaactACACTCTACACCCTATTTTATCTAATAATGCTACACCCTTCGTATCTATTTTTCCAATCTACTATTTTAATAGAAAAACTGACTAGTATTTATTCCTATAAGTcttaataaaaatcaattacagTTGGgtcaattgttttaaatttctcaagaaaaaaaaacctaaCCATAATTTTTAGACtataaatgaataaacTCTTTATATCATTATAGAGAATTGTTGCATATTATTCCAATTAGAGGTTGTGGAtgcaaaattgaaaaaaaaatgactATTGGTAGCGTGTTCTATTTTTCTTATGCGCTGAAAAACTACGAACAATTGTCTATTCCAAGCCTGTGGCTTTTTTTGGTGATTCACAATACATAAATTGGCAAATACCTCTTCTATAGACTTTAACCTTTGATGAAATGGTATGGATAAACCACTTTTGTGGTCAgggtatatatatttttattccAATCTGGCCtttataaattcaaatttccAAGGGGACTCTGCTAAACCTTCTGATATAACTATAACTCTAATAATGGCTGTAAAAAGtgtgaaaaaaagatgatATTCACAAAAAAGATAAAGGGGATTTCATATTGGGTATCTAGATTTAAACATCGTATTTCAACAATGAAACTAGAATCAATACGAAATCCAGGGCACAACTGTGTTCATTCCCTTGGGAATTATACTGAGTAATGGGAAGAATGTGCAAAAAATACCCGTGTCTTATATAA
This genomic stretch from Candida albicans SC5314 chromosome 1, complete sequence harbors:
- the GND1 gene encoding phosphogluconate dehydrogenase (decarboxylating) (6-phosphogluconate dehydrogenase; soluble in hyphae; farnesol, macrophage-induced protein; antigenic in mice; dual localization to cytosol and peroxisomes depends on alternative splicing; rat catheter and Spider biofilm repressed), with the protein product MSSAPKGDIGLIGLAVMGQNLILNMADHGYTVVAYNRTTAKVDRFLENEAKGKSILGAHSIKELVDQLKRPRRIMLLVKAGAPVDEFINQLLPYLEEGDIIIDGGNSHFPDSNRRYEELAKKGILFVGSGVSGGEEGARTGPSLMPGGNEKAWPHIKDIFQDVAAKSDGEPCCDWVGDAGAGHYVKMVHNGIEYGDMQLICEAYDLMKRVGKFEDKEIGDVFATWNKGVLDSFLIEITRDILYYNDPTDGKPLVEKILDTAGQKGTGKWTAVNALDLGIPVTLIGEAVFSRCLSAMKAERVEASKALKGPQVTGESPITDKKQFIDDLEQALYASKIISYTQGFMLMNQAAKDYGWKLNNAGIALMWRGGCIIRSVFLAEITAAYRKKPDLENLLLYPFFNDAITKAQSGWRASVGKAIQYGIPTPAFSTALAFYDGLRSERLPANLLQAQRDYFGAHTFKVLPGQENELLKKDEWIHINWTGRGGDVSSTTYDA
- the DAL7 gene encoding Dal7p (Putative allantoate permease; mutant is viable), whose product is MSLNGKTDLEKSGARVSVTASTVSENQTTGFELYEKAQELSFEEEEAIRKKVVWKVDMRIVPLLCITYTLQFLDKLSLNYAAAYTLKEDLNLYGQRYSWCAAIFNFGYLAGALPANYVIQKLPVAKFTGCMLFLWSIILIGHIGLQNYGGILVIRFLLGLFESMISPSCMAICNNFYTVKNQPLRMCIFLSFNGVATIVGSLLSWGLGHADESKLKIWKLIFLVIGLMNFVWSGIFLWLCPDSPKSVKFLTEDEKAVLIKEVATNNQGLGETRFKKSQAVEALQDLFVYFVALIGLACGVINGGTSNFASSLIKGFGFTGIQATALQMPLGAVELVVVVAAGIVVFTVKNMRCIVLFVICIPPLAGLIGLHVIPLTHRWALVGCSFLQFIIGGPVILCWILSNANVSGSSKKTIANGIWFVMYAAGNIISPNIFYAREAPKYRSGIIGLISSYCGIMVLAIAIRLVFMHRNRKRNLEQGGYNEQIAEQAVLDGFKGLTDFENAGFRYSL